Proteins found in one Crassostrea angulata isolate pt1a10 chromosome 3, ASM2561291v2, whole genome shotgun sequence genomic segment:
- the LOC128178979 gene encoding tRNA (adenine(37)-N6)-methyltransferase-like: MLTLLIKTSCRNFHKHLEPKNKLICVRYCFTKKLGEIKPIGFMRSLFCHKRGTPRQPSICPQARGTLTLDRLVVNNPQYTLEGLQEFSHVWLIFVFHKNEKEFVRSKVCPPRLGGRKVGLFSTRSPHRPNPIGLSLAKLDRVDDSTLFLSGIDLLDGTPILDVKPYIPEYDTPQPLLTDHMQSCSDSSVHNHTDHLGTDKEEKVNSGSDTDLTDSTTEKKIKHTKIPPENCIENCFCEDENDSYNKKDVHVRSPDWIVQPASPKLEVTFTSRATNQLRMFSRDAKDPDFVLKFLQNSAEAGRTITSILSEDPRPVHTRNQKKLYYFTVDNIHITCWFYDNTVEVIRVLPVSKGEHLI; this comes from the exons GAGAAATAAAGCCGATAGGTTTCATGAGGTCACTGTTTTGCCACAAGAGGGGTACACCTCGCCAGCCCTCTATCTGCCCCCAAGCCCGCGGCACTCTGACTCTGGACCGTCTGGTGGTCAACAACCCCCAGTATACACTAGAGGGGCTGCAGGAATTCTCTCATGTCTG GTTGATTTTTGTATTCCATAAAAACGAGAAAGAGTTTGTCCGGTCCAAAGTTTGCCCACCAAGGTTAGGCGGCAGGAAAGTGGGCTTATTCTCCACAAGGTCCCCGCACCGGCCCAATCCCATCGGACTCTCCCTGGCTAAACTGGACCGTGTGGACG ATAGCACCCTGTTTTTGAGTGGAATCGACCTACTGGATGGTACCCCTATACTTGACGTCAAACCGTACATTCCGGAATACGATACACCGCAACCTTTGTTGACTGATCATATGCAATCTTGCTCTGACAGTAGTGTTCATAACCACACAGACCATCTCGGTACAGACAAAGAAGAGAAGGTGAATTCTGGATCTGATACAGACTTAACAGATTCGACGAccgaaaagaaaataaaacacacGAAAATTCCACCAGaaaattgtattgaaaattgtttttgtgaGGATGAAAATGATAGTTACAATAAAAAAGATGTACACGTGAGATCACCTGATTGGATAGTTCAACCCGCCTCTCCTAAATTGGAAGTGACGTTCACATCCAGAGCTACAAATCAGCTAAGGATGTTTTCACGTGATGCAAAAGATCCAGACTTCGTGTTAAAGTTCCTCCAAAATTCCGCGGAAGCAGGGAGAACCATTACCTCGATCCTGAGCGAAGATCCGCGGCCAGTTCACACCAGAAACCAGAAAAAGTTGTACTATTTCACCGTGGACAATATACACATCACGTGCTGGTTTTATGATAATACTGTTGAGGTTATTCGAGTATTGCCAGTTTCTAAAGGAGAGCATTTGATAtaa
- the LOC128178978 gene encoding high-affinity choline transporter 1-like, whose translation MAVFVEGLIGVIIFYIIILVIGLVAGRKKSSSADSQFLADRGLGLFVSSFTLSATMVGGAYISGAASEIATKGLVNTVAPIGYNIGLAIAGLVFAPKVRREGYVTIFDPLQLKFGKKMGAVLFFNELVANIFWEAAILGALGASLKSIIGLDMNVAVITSACVAVVYTFFGGLYSVAYTDVIQLIFIGVGLILALPFVFTNKAVDLSRVEGKWFGTVESEHVGGYIDTFVIVTFGGIPWQSYYQRVLACRTPSLARNATLISIIYSMGLFIPPALIGLAGASADWNATSYEGTLPLSETDWESILPMVLQYLCPTAVSVIALGAMSAAVMSSADSIILAVGSVVARNIYQNILRPNASDREIVWVFRICVVTVGALGTIIALTVQSVYGLLVLCGDLMAVAQFPQLVCALWLKVGNTYGSLMGMIVGLLMRILGGDQVLGIQAVIHYPYFDPKHNKQIFPFKIVAMLCSLATIVIVSYITHFIFKRNYLSKKFDIFNCFQDQVEKEITPDQHENSVMFSSVNNEHSSEETVKEKASDAMLDNTDL comes from the exons ATGGCGGTGTTCGTCGAAGGATTGATCGGCGTGATCATCTTCTACATCATCATCCTGGTCATCGGGCTAGTCGCCGGACGGAAGAAGTCGAGCAGCGCGGACTCCCAGTTCCTGGCAGACAGGGGACTCGGTCTCTTTGTCAGTAGTTTCACCCTTTCCG CAACCATGGTCGGGGGTGCCTATATTAGTGGGGCGGCTTCAGAAATCGCCACCAAGGGACTCGTGAACACCGTTGCTCCCATTGGATACAACATTGGCTTGGCAATTG CTGGTTTGGTGTTTGCCCCCAAGGTACGACGGGAAGGCTACGTGACCATATTTGACCCACTCCAGCTGAAGTTTGGCAAAAAAATGGGAGCCGTTCTGTTTTTCAACGAACTGGTAGCAAACATCTTCTGGGAGGCGGCTATACTTGGGGCTCTAG GAGCGTCTCTGAAGTCGATCATTGGGTTGGACATGAACGTGGCCGTCATCACGTCTGCGTGCGTCGCCGTTGTCTACACTTTCTTCGGCGGACTATATTCTGTAGCATATACAGATGTGATTCAGCTCATCTTCATTGGTGTAGGACTT ATTCTAGCGCTACCTTTTGTGTTCACGAACAAAGCGGTGGATTTATCCCGAGTTGAGGGGAAATGGTTTGGGACCGTAGAATCTGAACACGTTGGAGGCTACATTGACACCTTTGTCATCGTTACGTTTGGAGGAATTCCTTGGCAG TCTTACTACCAGCGAGTGCTAGCCTGTAGAACCCCCTCGTTGGCCCGCAATGCCACGCTGATCTCCATCATCTATTCCATGGGTCTCTTTATCCCGCCCGCCCTCATTGGATTGGCGGGAGCATCCGCAG ATTGGAACGCTACATCCTATGAGGGCACGTTACCTTTAAGTGAGACCGACTGGGAGTCAATCCTTCCCATGGTTCTTCAGTATTTATGCCCTACGGCGGTATCAGTTATCGCCCTTGGTGCCATGAGTGCCGCCGTAATGTCGTCAGCTGATTCTATCATTCTGGCTGTCGGCAGCGTTGTGGCCAGAAACATTTACCAAAACATTCTTCGGCCAAAT GCATCAGACAGGGAGATTGTTTGGGTCTTTCGTATTTGCGTAGTTACTGTTGGCGCACTGGGAACAATAATTGCCTTGACGGTTCAGAGCGTGTATGGGTTACTAGTATTGTGCGGGGACCTCATGGCCGTGGCTCAGTTCCCTCAACTCGTCTGCGCCCTGTGGTTAAAGGTGGGAAACACCTACGGAAGCTTGATGGGGATGATTGTTGGTCTGTTGATGAGAATTCTTGGTGGAGACCAAGTCCTCGGCATCCAAGCCGTTATTCATTACCCATACTTCGACCCAAAGCACAATAAACAGATCTTCCCCTTTAAAATTGTAGCTATGCTTTGTTCTTTGGCAACAATCGTGATAGTGTCCTACAttactcattttatttttaaacgaaATTATCTATCCAAGaagtttgacatttttaattgttttcaagaTCAGGTGGAAAAAGAAATTACACCTGACCAGCATGAAAATTCCGTAATGTTCAGTTCAGTAAATAATGAACATTCCAGTGAAGAAACTGTTAAAGAGAAAGCAAGTGATGCCATGTTGGATAACACTGATTTATAG